In Leptolyngbya subtilissima AS-A7, the genomic window TGACACCCCTAGGGGTAGAGGTGTATAACTTTGCGGGCGATCGCCAGCGCAAGCACCCCATTACCCTGAACTGGAACCCCATCATGGTGGAGAAGCAGGGGTTCAAGCACTTCATGCTCAAGGAGATCTACGAGCAGCCTGGCGTGGTGCGCACCGCCCTCGAAACCTACATCAACAGTGCTTGGACGGCGGATAGCGCCAATACTCCCCTGTCGCCCATTAGCCTCGGCCTGCCCGACGACTTGCTCAGCGGCCTAGAGCACCTGCAAATTGTGGCCTGCGGCACCAGTTGGCACGCCGCCCTAGTAGGCAAATACCTGATTGAAGAGCTGGCCAACCTGCCGGTGATGGTGCAATATGCCTCAGAGTTTCGCTACTCACCGACGCCGCTGATTCCCAACACCCTAACCATCGGCGTCACCCAGTCGGGCGAAACTGCCGATACCCTGGCCGCCCTGGAAATGGAGCAAGACCGCCGCGCTGCCCACCCCGACCCCCGTTTTGCCCCCCGCATGTTGGGCATCACCAACCGGCCCGAAAGCTCGCTATCGCGGCTGATACCCCACGTTATCGACACCCACGCGGGCATTGAGATTGGCGTCGCTGCCACCAAGACCTTCACTGCCCAGGTGATGGCCTTTTATTTCTTGGCGATCGATCTGGCCTACCGCCGCCAGACTTTGACGAGCGATCGCATCGAGGCCATTCTCAACGGGCTGCACCAGCTGCCCGCCTTCATTGAGCAGGTGCTCGAAAGCCAGGAGCGCTATATCGAAGAGCTGGCCCACGAGTTTAACGAAACCCAGGACTTTATCTTTTTGGGCCGGGGCATCAACTTCCCCATCGCCCTCGAAGGGGCGCTGAAGCTCAAGGAAATCAGCTACATTCACGCCGAGGGCTACCCAGCAGGCGAAATGAAGCACGGCCCGATCGCCCTGCTCGATGCCAAGGTGCCGGTGGTGGCGATCGCCATGCCCGGCAGCGTCTACGACAAGGTGCTCTCCAACGCTCAAGAGGCCAAGGCCCGCGACGCCCAACTGATTGGCGTGGTGCCCATGAATGACACCGACGCCCAGGAAACCTTCGATCGCCTGCTGCCGGTGCCGGTGGTGGATGAGCTGCTGTCGCCGATTGTGGCGGTGATACCGCTGCAACTGCTGGCCTACCATATCGCGGCCCGGCGCGGGCTGGACGTTGACCAGCCTCGTAATTTGGCCAAGAGCGTGACAGTAGAATAGGGGGTTTGCTCAGATATGGCAGGCGACTGGTCTTAGTCGCCTGCTAGCGCACCAGGGGGCTGTCTCGGTGAGTCGCTGGCTTCCTGGACAGTTGGCGGAAGTAAAGGAAATTTCATTGACCAATGAATTTCGAGACCGCTGGGCTATCTTAGAGAAGCCTAGGCTATATCTATGAAAGCCTTAAGTAAGCTTAGCGCTAGATGCCCCCTCTAGCTAAATGATGCTGAAAGACCTGTCATACTACGCCAAAAAGTTTGCGAAGCTGAACGTCAACAAACATCGAGAGCGAGGGGCTGCTCCTCATAAGCCTGTGCTCTTGATTTCAGTAATTGAATTGATTGAGCA contains:
- the glmS gene encoding glutamine--fructose-6-phosphate transaminase (isomerizing): MCGIVGYIGTRPAADILMDGLRKLEYRGYDSAGLATVLEGELHCVRAKGKLQNLQDKLDGEENPARLGIGHTRWATHGKPEEYNAHPHRDGSGRLAVVQNGIVENYRELRDTLKALGHEFSSDTDTEVVPHLIESHLSQLNPDDTQGRSILLEATRRACQQLHGAFALAIVSADYPDELVVVRQQAPLVIGFGQGEFFCASDTPAIVPHTRAVLPMENGELASLTPLGVEVYNFAGDRQRKHPITLNWNPIMVEKQGFKHFMLKEIYEQPGVVRTALETYINSAWTADSANTPLSPISLGLPDDLLSGLEHLQIVACGTSWHAALVGKYLIEELANLPVMVQYASEFRYSPTPLIPNTLTIGVTQSGETADTLAALEMEQDRRAAHPDPRFAPRMLGITNRPESSLSRLIPHVIDTHAGIEIGVAATKTFTAQVMAFYFLAIDLAYRRQTLTSDRIEAILNGLHQLPAFIEQVLESQERYIEELAHEFNETQDFIFLGRGINFPIALEGALKLKEISYIHAEGYPAGEMKHGPIALLDAKVPVVAIAMPGSVYDKVLSNAQEAKARDAQLIGVVPMNDTDAQETFDRLLPVPVVDELLSPIVAVIPLQLLAYHIAARRGLDVDQPRNLAKSVTVE